The Streptomyces cyanogenus DNA segment CGACAACATCGGCCGCGAGGTCCGCCCGTCGAACGCGATGCAGTGGCGGATGCTGCGCGACGCCTACGCGCTCGGCGCCACCGTCTACGACCTGCGCGGTATCTCCGACTCGCTGGACGAGACCGACCACCTCTTCGGCCTGATCCAGTTCAAGGTCGGCACCGGCGGCCAAGCCGCCGAGTACCTCGGCGAGTGGGACTTCCCGCTGAACAAGCTGCTCCACAAGGCGCTCGACATCTACATGTCACGCCGCTGAGCCACGCGGGCGTTTGATTCCATAGCCCTCACAGTTCACACACCTCTGATCCACCGCAGCCACGAGAAAGGTTCCGGGTCCGGCCATGGCGCTCACGCTCTACGTCGACACCGCGCGCTGGCGGGCGCACCACAAGCACGTGCAGGAGCAGTTCCCGGGACTCGTCCCGGTCTGCAAGGGCAACGGCTACGGCTTCGGGCACGAACGGCTGTCGGAGGAGGCCACGCGGCTCGGTGCCGACCTGCTCGCCGTCGGCACCACCTACGAGGCCGCACGCATCAAGGACTTCTTCAGCGGTGACCTGCTGGTCCTGACGCCCTACCGGCGCGGCGAGGAGCCGGTCCCGCTGCCCGACCGGGTCGTCCGCTCGGTATCGTCCATCGACGGCGTGTACGGCCTCGTGGGCGCCCGTGTGGTGATCGAGGTGATGTCCTCGATGAAGCGGCACGGCATCAGCGAGCAGGACCTGCCGCAGCTGCACCAGGCCATAGAGAACGTCCGGCTGGAGGGCTTCGCCATCCACCTGCCGCTGGACCGCACCGACGGCTCGGACGCCGTCGAGGAGGTCATCGGCTGGATGGACCGGCTGCGCGCGGCACGGCTGCCGCTGCACACGATGTTCGTCAGCCACCTCAAGGCGGACGATCTGGCCCGGCTCCAGCAGCAGTTCCCGCAGACCCGGTTCCGCGCGCGCATCGGCACGCGGCTGTGGCTGGGGGACCACGACGCCACGGAGTACCGCGGTGCCGTCCTGGACGTCACGCGCGTGGCGAAGGGCGACCGGTTCGGCTACCGGCAGCAGAAGGCGGCCTCGGACGGCTTCCTGGTGGTCGTGGCGGGCGGGACGTCGCACGGGGTGGGCCTGGAGGCCCCGAAGGCCCTGCACGGCGTCATGCCGCGCGCCAAGGGCGTCGCACGCGCCGGGCTGGCCACGGTCAACCGGAACCTTTCCCCGTTCGTCTGGGGCGGCAAGCAGCGCTGGTTCGCCGAGCCGCCGCACATGCAGGTGTCGATCCTGTTCGTGCCCTCGGACGCCCCCGAACCCAAGGTCGGCGACGAGCTGGTGGCCCATCTGCGGCACACCACGACCCAGTTCGACCGCCTCGTGGACCGCTGAGCCGCCAGAACACCGAGAAGGCCGTATCCGGAGCGCCCGGCCCGGGTACGGCCTTCTGCATGCACCGGCTGCGGTGCGACGGCCGGCCGGCCGTGCCGCACGCCGAGGCGGTCTTGCGTGCGTTCGCTCAGAGCGAACGTTCCTCGTGGGGGAGTTCTTCGGGCCGGCCCCAGTCCACCTGAGGCTGCTCGAAGTACGCGGCGTGCCGCGGCGGATGGGCCGCCGCACCGAGCACGAACGCGTCCTCCGCGCCGTCGAGCACCCCGCCCGAGGGATCGTCGTCGCCGGACCGGCGCACCACGTCCCGCTCCGGCATGAGGATGTCCCGTACGACGACGACGCACAGGTACAGCGTGCCCACCAGGTGCACCACGATCGTCCAGTGGTAGCCCTGCGTCGGCAGGCCCTTGTGGGCTTCTCCGCTGGTCGTGTAGGCGAGGTACATCCAGATGCCCAGGAAGTACGCCACCTCGCACGCCTGCCAGATCAGGAAGTCCCGCCACTTGGGCCGGGCGAGAACCGCCAGCGGCACCAGCCACAGGACGTACTGCGGGGAGTAGACCTTGTTCGTGAGGATGAAGGCGGCCACCATCAGGAAGGCCAGCTGGGCGAAGCGCGGCCGGCGCGGGGCGGTGAACGTCAGCGCGACGATGCCGAGGAAGCACAGCACCACCAGCACGATGGCCGCGTTGTTGACGAAGTTCGTGGTGGGCGGGTGGCTGGAGTTCTGCGCCCAGATCAGCCAGAAGGAGCCGAAGTCGACACCGCGCTCCTGGCTGAAGGTGTAGAACTTGGCCCAGCCCTCGCGGATGTGGAAGCCCGTCGCGTCGTGCGCGAGCATCACGGGCAGGTTGACCACGAGCCAGGCGACCACCGCGCCGGCCACGGCCTTGAAGTACTCCCGCCACTTGCCGGCCCGCCAGCACAGGACCAGCAGGGGCCCGAGCAGCACGACCGGGTACAGCTTGGCGGCCGTGGCGAGCCCCAGGAGGACACCGAAGGCGACGGCCCGGCCTCGCGCCCACATCAGCATCGCGGCGGCCGTCAGCGCCACCGCCAGCAGGTCCCAGTTGATGGTCGCGGTCAGCGCGAAGGCCGGCGCCAGGGCGACCAGCAGGCCGTCCCAGGGGCGTCGACGATGGGTGCGGGCCACGCAGACGGCGATGACGGCGGCGCACACCATCAGCATCC contains these protein-coding regions:
- a CDS encoding alanine racemase, which codes for MALTLYVDTARWRAHHKHVQEQFPGLVPVCKGNGYGFGHERLSEEATRLGADLLAVGTTYEAARIKDFFSGDLLVLTPYRRGEEPVPLPDRVVRSVSSIDGVYGLVGARVVIEVMSSMKRHGISEQDLPQLHQAIENVRLEGFAIHLPLDRTDGSDAVEEVIGWMDRLRAARLPLHTMFVSHLKADDLARLQQQFPQTRFRARIGTRLWLGDHDATEYRGAVLDVTRVAKGDRFGYRQQKAASDGFLVVVAGGTSHGVGLEAPKALHGVMPRAKGVARAGLATVNRNLSPFVWGGKQRWFAEPPHMQVSILFVPSDAPEPKVGDELVAHLRHTTTQFDRLVDR
- a CDS encoding glycosyltransferase family 87 protein; translated protein: MPSAEMTPARRPEPEPERPAEAEAVQPTREDEVAAAGSELIGGPLGRYALLGTSWWTPVRVVALVAIGMFALGLVQKAPCYHSAWFFGASSQYTHACYSDIPHLYQGRGFADHLVPYFDKLPGDMDYLEYPVLTGVFMEVASWLTPHSGSIQHQEQWYWFVNAGMLMVCAAVIAVCVARTHRRRPWDGLLVALAPAFALTATINWDLLAVALTAAAMLMWARGRAVAFGVLLGLATAAKLYPVVLLGPLLVLCWRAGKWREYFKAVAGAVVAWLVVNLPVMLAHDATGFHIREGWAKFYTFSQERGVDFGSFWLIWAQNSSHPPTTNFVNNAAIVLVVLCFLGIVALTFTAPRRPRFAQLAFLMVAAFILTNKVYSPQYVLWLVPLAVLARPKWRDFLIWQACEVAYFLGIWMYLAYTTSGEAHKGLPTQGYHWTIVVHLVGTLYLCVVVVRDILMPERDVVRRSGDDDPSGGVLDGAEDAFVLGAAAHPPRHAAYFEQPQVDWGRPEELPHEERSL